GCCCATCGAGAGACCCACCGTGCTGAACGCGCTCTGCGTCTCGAACACGAGGCGCACGAGCTCGCGGCGATCGGCCCAGCCCTCGTCGCCCGATTCGGTGACGAGCAGCAGGAAGAGCAGCGCGCCGAGCAGGAGCACGGCGCCCGCCGCGAGCCCGGTCGCGCGCTGGATCGTCTCGCGCGGGATCGTGCGACCGGCGAGCGACACGTCCTCGTCGCCGCGCAGGCGCGACCACAGGAGCAGCACGAGCAGCGCCGCCGTCGTGACCTTGACCCCGCCCGCGACCGACGAAGGCCCGCCGCCGATCCACATGAGCGCGAGCGTCAGGAAGAAGGAAGGATTCGAGACCCCGTCGTAGTCGACGGTGTTGAAGCCCGCGGTCCGCGCCGTCACCGCCATGAAGAACGCGTTGACGGTGCGGTCGAGCGGCGAGAGCCCGACGAGCTCGTGGCGCCACTCGAACGCGAGGTAGAGCGCCGTCGACAGCGCGAGCAGGATGCCCGTCGACGCGAGCACGACGCGCGAGTGCAGCGTCAGGTGGCGGTGGCGTCCTCGCAGGCGGAAGCGCAGATCCTGGATCACCGGGAAGCCGAGCCCGCCGAGCACGACGAGCACGGCGATCGCGAGCACGAGCGCCGGGCGGTCGCGGTAGGCCGTCAGCGAATCGGCGAAGAGCGAGAAGCCCGCATTGCAGAACGCCGAGACGGAGTGGAAGACCGCGAGCCAGGCGGCGCTGCGGTCGCCGACGCTGCCGCGCCACCCGAGCCATAGCGCGGCCGCACCGATGGCCTCGAGCACGAGCGTGAAGCCGACCGCCGTGCGCAGCACGCGCGCGGCCGCGCGCGGCGGCAGCACGGACGGCGCGCCGCCCGCCGCCTCCTCGACCCCGAGACCGACGCGCGCGCCCGTCAGCGACACGAGCACGCCCGCGAGCGTGAGGATGCCGAGCCCGCCCGCCTGGATGAGGAACAGCAGCCACGCCTCGCCCCACACGGTGAACGCGCTCGAGACGTCGACGACCGACAGGCCCGTGACGCAGACGGCGCTCGTCGCCATGAAGAGCGCGTCGACCCAGCCGAGCGGCTCCCCGGCATAGAGGCCGGGCAGGACGAGGAAGCCCGCGGTGCCGATCGCGATGAGCGCGACGAACGACAGGGACGCGAGCTGCGGCCCCGAGATGCCGGGCCGCGGTGCGCGCGCGGTTCGCGACGGCGATGCGGGATCCATCACGCGCTCCACCTCCCCGCATGCCCGCACGTCGGAGCGCGGAGGGTCGGTACGGCCGCGGGCGGTCCGGTGCGCGCGGACCGTAGCGCGCGGACGGGGGAAGGTGGTGCGGCCGCGGCCCGCCCGTCGCGCCGCGCGGCTAGTCGCGCTGCCAGACGATCAGCAGGATGCCGTAGGACGCGCACACGCCCGCCGCGGCGAGGAGCGTCGGGACGACGCCGAAGGCGGCGGCCGCCTTGCCCATGCCGATGCCGCCGAACGGCACGAGGCCGGCCCAGCAGATCTGGAAGAGCGACATCACGCGACCGCGCTTCGCGTCGTCGACGACCTGCTGCACGATCGTCTGCAGGCTCGTCATGACGGTGAAGTAGAAGAAGCCGATCAGGAGCTGCATCAGCATCGCGATGTGCCAGTCGCGCGTGGACGCGAAGGCGGTGAGCGCGACCGCGTAGGCGAAGAACATTCCGCCCGCGGCGCGCAGCGAGGTCTGCCGGTAGCCGCTCACGAGCGCGCCGACGAGCGCGCCGGCGCCGGTCGAGGCGACGATCCACTCGAAGAGGTCGCGGTCGCCGAGCACTTCGGCGGTGAACACCGACACGAGCGTCATGTGCGAGACGCCGAACAGCGTGAGCACCGCGACGGTGGCGAGCGCGGGCACGGCGGGCTCGCGCTCACGCGCGTGCCGGAAGCCGCTCGCCATGCGCGCGAGCATGCCGTCGTCGTCGTCCTCGGGCGTGAACGGCGTGAGCCGGATCAGCGCGATCAGCGTCGCGGCGATCGCGGCGGCGACCATGTAGACGACGAAGCGCGACGCGAGCGAGCCCATCGCGACGAGGCTCGCCGAGAGCAGCGGCCCGACCACGCGCGTCAGGTTGTTGGCCGCGCTCTGGAGCGAGACGGCGCTCGGCAGGTCGTCGTCGGGCACCGAGTTCGCGGCGATCGCGAAGTTGGGCGGCCCGGAGAAGGCGTACGCGGTGCCCATCACGAGCGAGAGGAGCAGCAGGAGCCGCGGCGTGATCGCGCCCGTCGACGTCGTCCACGCGAGCACGCCCGCGATGCCGATCACGACCGAGTAGCAGCCGAGCAGGATGCGCTTGCGGTCGAAGCGGTCGGCGGCGACGCCCGCGATCGGCGCGAACAGGAAGGCCGGCACGAACAGGAAGAAGAACAGCCAGCCGACCATGCTCGGGTCGTTGTCCGAGAGCTCGATCATCAGCTTCTGGAGCGAGATGTGCGAGATCCAGAAGCCCGTCTGGTTGATCACGAACGCCGAGAACAGGAGCCGGTACTCGCGGTGCGCGAGCGCGCGGAAGCCGCGGCCGCGCTCGCTCGCCAGGAAGCGCGGCAGCCGCGACGACGGCACGCCCATCGCGACCGAGTCGGCCGGGTTGATGGCGGCGTCGGCGGGGTTCGCCCCGAGGCTCTCTTCGGCGTGCGTCTTGCCCACGCGCGTGCGTCTCCGCGGCGCGAGCGAGGCTCGCTCCGCGGCTCGCACTCGCGCCTCAGCAGGAGGTCGTTATTTCGGGGGCCAGAGCGGCTCGGGGATCTCGAACCCGAGCGCGCCCGTCCACGAGTTGCGCGAGGAGACCTCGTGCACGGGACGCCGCGGTGCGACGCCCCAGCGCCCCGTCGGGTAGCCCATCGTCACGCAGCCCGCGAAGTTCCACGTGTCGTCGGGCACGCCGAGGATCGCCTTCACCTCGGGCCACTTGAACAGGATCACGCTCGTGAGCGCGGAGCCCACGCCCTCGGCGCGCGCCGCGAGCATGGCGTTCCACAGCGCCGGGTAGATGGAGCCGCCGCTCGGGTCGCTCTGCGCGAAGCCCATGAGCAGGAGCGGGTAGGTCTCGAAGTTCTCCGCGAGCCAGTTCGCCGAGTTGTACACCTTGCGGAACTGGATGCTCTCGGGGTCGTTCGGCGTCGCCTCCATCGCGTCGAGGCGCTGCTTGTAGATCGTCTTCCACAGCATCGACATGCAGTCGCGATAGATCGGGCCGAGCTTGCCGCGCACGGCCGGGTCGTCGACCAGCAGGAAGTGCCAGTTCTGCGAGTTGCCGCCCGACGGCGCGCGGATCGCCGCGTCGAGGATGCGCATCTGCACGTCGGCGGGGATCGGGTCGGGCTTCACGCGGCGCATCGCGCGCGTCGTGTACAGGGCTTCGCGAACGTCCATGGGGGCGGCTCCTCGCGCGGCGCCGGGCGGTGCGCGCGCGGCGCACGATACCAGCTCGCGCGCGCGGCGCGCTCAGATCCTGCGTTCGCGCCCCTGCCAGTAGCGCGCGCGGATGCCGCGGCGCGCGAGCTTGCCCGCCTCGGTGCGCGGGAGCGCGGGGTCGAAGTCGACCGCGCGCGGCACCTGGTAGCCCGAAAGGCGCGCGCGGCAGTGCGCGAGGATCGCCTCGCGCGCGGCGTCCGGGTCGGCGCCGGGCGCGAGCTGCACGACGGCGCGCACCTCCTCGCCCCACTCGTCGTTCGGCGCGCCGACGACGCAGCAGTCGGCGACGAGCTCGAGCTCGAGGAGCGCGGCCTCGATCTGCGCCGGGTAGACGTTGACGCCGCCCGTGATGACGACGTCCGCGCTGCGATCGCACAGGAAGAGGTAGCCGTCGTCGTCGACGTAGCCGATGTCGCCCGTCGTGAACCAGCCGTCGCCGCGCCGTCCTTCGCGCGTCTTCGCGGGGTCGTCCTTGTAGACGAACGGGTTGCCGTCGTCGAGCGCGAAGCAGACGGTGCCCTCCACGCGCGCGCCGACCTCGCGTCCGTCGTCGTCGACGATCTTCATCGCGACGCCCGGGCGCGGGCGCCCGACCGAGCCCGGGCGCTCGAGCCACTCCGTCGCGCCGATCATCGTGCCGCCGCCCTCGGTCGCGCCGTAGAACTCGAACAGCACGGGGCCCCACCACTCGATCATGCGCCGCTTCACGTCCGGCGCGACGGGCGCCGCGCCGTGGCACACGAGGCGCAGCGACGAGGTGTCGTAGCGCGCGCGCACGTCGGCGGGCAGGCGCAGCAGGCGCACGAAGTGCGTCGGCACGAGGAAGGTCGACGCGACGCGGTGGCGCTCGACGAGGCGCAGCAGCTCCTCGGGGTCGAAGCGGTCCATCAGCACGACGTCGCTGCCGAGCGCGAGCGCGCCGTCGCAGTACGTGTTGGGCCCCGAGTGGTAGAGCGGCCCGGCGACGAGGTGCACGCCGCTGCGCTCGGTCTCGGGAAGGAACGCCGAGATCATCGCCATGCCCGCCGCGCACGTGACGGTGGGCGGTGGTGCGTCGGGCGGAGGCTCGCGCATCACGCCCTTCGGCCGGCCCGTCGTCCCCGACGTGTAGAGCATGTTCTCGCCGGCGAGCGGGTGCTCGTAGGCGTCCGCGCGCTCGCCCGCGAGCGCCTCCTCGAACGAGCGGAAGCCCTCGATCGCGCCGCCGACGGCGAAGCGCCGCTCGGGCGCGACGTGCGCGGCCGCCGCGCGCGCGGCCTCCGCGAAGCGCGCGTGCGCGACGAGCGCGTCCGCCTCGCAGTT
This genomic interval from Myxococcota bacterium contains the following:
- a CDS encoding potassium transporter TrkG, which produces MDPASPSRTARAPRPGISGPQLASLSFVALIAIGTAGFLVLPGLYAGEPLGWVDALFMATSAVCVTGLSVVDVSSAFTVWGEAWLLFLIQAGGLGILTLAGVLVSLTGARVGLGVEEAAGGAPSVLPPRAAARVLRTAVGFTLVLEAIGAAALWLGWRGSVGDRSAAWLAVFHSVSAFCNAGFSLFADSLTAYRDRPALVLAIAVLVVLGGLGFPVIQDLRFRLRGRHRHLTLHSRVVLASTGILLALSTALYLAFEWRHELVGLSPLDRTVNAFFMAVTARTAGFNTVDYDGVSNPSFFLTLALMWIGGGPSSVAGGVKVTTAALLVLLLWSRLRGDEDVSLAGRTIPRETIQRATGLAAGAVLLLGALLFLLLVTESGDEGWADRRELVRLVFETQSAFSTVGLSMGQTPELTVAGRLVLVPAMVLGRIGPLIALAAMAAQRRRRVRFRYAHEDVLVG
- a CDS encoding MFS transporter, which produces MGKTHAEESLGANPADAAINPADSVAMGVPSSRLPRFLASERGRGFRALAHREYRLLFSAFVINQTGFWISHISLQKLMIELSDNDPSMVGWLFFFLFVPAFLFAPIAGVAADRFDRKRILLGCYSVVIGIAGVLAWTTSTGAITPRLLLLLSLVMGTAYAFSGPPNFAIAANSVPDDDLPSAVSLQSAANNLTRVVGPLLSASLVAMGSLASRFVVYMVAAAIAATLIALIRLTPFTPEDDDDGMLARMASGFRHAREREPAVPALATVAVLTLFGVSHMTLVSVFTAEVLGDRDLFEWIVASTGAGALVGALVSGYRQTSLRAAGGMFFAYAVALTAFASTRDWHIAMLMQLLIGFFYFTVMTSLQTIVQQVVDDAKRGRVMSLFQICWAGLVPFGGIGMGKAAAAFGVVPTLLAAAGVCASYGILLIVWQRD
- a CDS encoding nitroreductase family protein, translated to MDVREALYTTRAMRRVKPDPIPADVQMRILDAAIRAPSGGNSQNWHFLLVDDPAVRGKLGPIYRDCMSMLWKTIYKQRLDAMEATPNDPESIQFRKVYNSANWLAENFETYPLLLMGFAQSDPSGGSIYPALWNAMLAARAEGVGSALTSVILFKWPEVKAILGVPDDTWNFAGCVTMGYPTGRWGVAPRRPVHEVSSRNSWTGALGFEIPEPLWPPK
- a CDS encoding AMP-binding protein, which produces MTEVVRNADVLAGAWRFARALDRAGVPRRGAVATLVPNGAPALFAYRGATWSGRRYTPMSWRWTPEDAAYVAHNCEADALVAHARFAEAARAAAAHVAPERRFAVGGAIEGFRSFEEALAGERADAYEHPLAGENMLYTSGTTGRPKGVMREPPPDAPPPTVTCAAGMAMISAFLPETERSGVHLVAGPLYHSGPNTYCDGALALGSDVVLMDRFDPEELLRLVERHRVASTFLVPTHFVRLLRLPADVRARYDTSSLRLVCHGAAPVAPDVKRRMIEWWGPVLFEFYGATEGGGTMIGATEWLERPGSVGRPRPGVAMKIVDDDGREVGARVEGTVCFALDDGNPFVYKDDPAKTREGRRGDGWFTTGDIGYVDDDGYLFLCDRSADVVITGGVNVYPAQIEAALLELELVADCCVVGAPNDEWGEEVRAVVQLAPGADPDAAREAILAHCRARLSGYQVPRAVDFDPALPRTEAGKLARRGIRARYWQGRERRI